Within the Epinephelus lanceolatus isolate andai-2023 chromosome 22, ASM4190304v1, whole genome shotgun sequence genome, the region gtggacctggacctgtagctaccttgatgtgaacctggacctgtagctaccttgatgtggacctggacctgtagttaccttgatgtggacctggacctgtagctaccttgatgtgaaCCTGGACCTTTATCTACCTTGATGTGAACCTGGACCTGGAGCTACCTTGATGTgaacctggacctgtagctaccttgatgtggacctggacctgtagctaccttgatgtggacctggacctgtatctaccttgatgtggacctggacctgtatctaccttgatgtggatCTGGACCTGtatctaccttgatgtggacctggacctgcagctaccttgatgtggacctggacctgcagctaccttgatgtggacctggacctgtagctactttgatgtggacctggacctgcagctaccttgatgtggacctggacctggagctaccttgatgtggacctggacctgtagctaccttgatgtggatcTGGACCTgcagctaccttgatgtggatctggacctgtagctaccttgatgtggacctggacctgtatctaccttgatgtggacctggacctgcagctaccttgatgtggacctggacctgtatctatcttgatgtggacctggacctgtatctactttgatgtggacctggacctgcagctaccttgatgtggacctggacctgcagctaccttgatgtggacctggacctgcagctaccttgatgtggatctggacctgtagctaccttgatgtggacctggacctgtatctaccttgatgtggatCTGGACCTGtatctaccttgatgtggacctggacctgtatctaccttgatgtggacctggacctgcagctaccttgatgtggacctggacctgcagctaccttgatgtggacctggacctggagctactttgatgtggacctggacctgcagctaccttgatgtggacctggagctaccttgatgtggacctggacctgtagctaccttgatgtggacctggacctgcagctaccttgatgtggacctgcacctgcagctaccttgatgtggatcTGGatctgtagctaccttgatgtggacctggacctgtatctaccttgatgtggacctggacctgtagctgccttgatgtggacctggacctgtatctaccttgatgtggacctggacctgtagctaccttgatgtggacctgtagctaccttgatgtggatcTGGACCTGTAGCtgccttgatgtggacctggacctgtatctaccttgatgtggacctggacctgtagctaccttgatgtggacctgtagctaccttgatgtggacctggacctgtagctaccttgatgtggacctggacctgtagttaccttgatgtggacctggacctgtatctaccttgatgtggacctggacctgtagttaccttgatgtggacctggacctgtagctgccttgatgtggacctggacctgtatctACCTtaatgtggacctggacctgtatctaccttgatgtggacctggacctgtagttaccttgatgtggacctggacctgtagctgccttgatgtggacctggacctgtatctACCTtaatgtggacctggacctgtagttaccttgatgtggacctggacctgtagctaccttgatgtgaacctggacctgtatctaccttgatgtgaacctggacctgtagctaccttgatgtagacctggacctgtatctaccttgatgtggacctggacctgtagctaccttgatgtgaacctggacctgtatctaccttgatgtggacctggacctgtaggtGTACTCACCTGGGCGTGTACTCCAGGTGAGAGTGGATCTGGTAGTACCAATCAGCGTCTGCCAGCTCATCAGTGGAAGTGACATCAGAGGTGACTTCCTTTCCGTCTCTGAGCCAGCTGACTTTGATCTTTTTGGGGTAGAAGTCGAAGACGCTGCAGACCAACATGGCTGAATGTTTACCACCAGAGGGCGTCACAGAGTGCAGTCTGACATACGGCTCAGCTGAAACACACatcaggatgatgatgatgatgatgatgacagttaGTATGATGAAGCATTGTGATATGATCATTAACCCAGTAACTCTAAAGGGTTCAGCAGGATCAGTGGCACCACCTGCAGTGTTTGAGTCAGTATCAGCTGTTGCAGTCGTGTTTCATACTTAAACTAGTGTTAAGTCAATGATGCAGTTTTTCAGCAGCTGTGGAGAAACTCATGCTCAGCTGTTGTGTGTAAACTATGACCATGTCCTGCTGTAACAGTGAGACTCTGGTGCTCAGACGCTCTCTTCAGGACAGTTTATAAAGTCTCAGCAGCCAGTGTGATGTTGGTTTGATGCAGGGGCGTAGGAATGAGTTTaacattggggggggggggggggggcacatatCAGGAACCTGACAGATCCGTAAATTGGTTTGAGCAGAAATACATCATAAATTAACTACACTGCAAAACATTCACAAGTAAATTTTATTGTACTAAACAGACACATGTGTAAAGATAAAGGAGAAGACATTGAATGGATGTAATGAACTGATAGATCACATCAGTTCCTGTGTAGTTTTCTGTCACCAACAGAAGTCTTACAGCACTGCACAGTCCTGCATCTAATCATTTGCGTGCCGTGTGATTATTCAGTGTCAAACATGTGCTATGGCGCACTAAAGGTTGAGAAACACTGGCCTAGGCAAAAGagccaaaatgttttttcctcCTGTCACTTGCAAACTGACTTCCTGTCCAGTTAGTCAAGTTTATCCTGATGGACATGACGGACAGCAACATGGTTCAGTCTGTTTTGAGTCATTGTAGACCGGAGCCAAGTTTGAGCCTGCGGAGGACACTGAAACTTCTCTCTGCCTCAGAGGATGAAACAGGGACGACCAAAAGCAACCTGACCTGGGTCACCTGATGTGCCTCAGCTCCTTCAATGAAGTGTTTTGGGGGCGGTCTGGTCTGTGGAATGATAATGTGCTTAACACCTACAGACTGAACCACAGCTGTCGCCTCTTCAAACAGAGCTTTGAAACTTGCCTCATCTCTCTTGAGTGAGGTCCTCACAACGTGGACAGCAGCCCTCATGCCAGCAATGGTTTCAGTTCTCTTCTGAAAAGAGATGTTCAGGCGTTCAAGCTCACAAATCACTGGTGAGTCAAGGAGGAGACCCCAAACTGTTTTGCCTTTCCTAAACTGCCCTGGCAGGCCGTTAGCAGCAGATGCAGTATTTGAGGCACCACATGTCATCTCCTGCAAGCTAGCCAGCACTGACCCATACTGGGACAGAACAGCTGTGATGGCTTTGCCCCGTACTGTCCATCTTGTGGGACAGACGGGTTTTATTGCAGTGCATGATGGATTCTCTGCATGTGTTGTTGCTGCATGGATCGATAACATTTTTCAGTtgcttttttccacttttttaaTCCAGAAGTGATGAAGGTgggtaataaaaacacaacccCCCCTCTGCACTGCATCATCATGTAGCCAGGGAAAGTCCTTGTACCTCCTCTCTTGGAAAGAGACAGTTCTGTTGGACAGAACTTGAGTGTCTATGAATTTTGGGTGTGGCTGATAtggctctgtcctctgtcctctgtcctcagtgTCTCTCAGCTGTCTGTCCCTGCTCTGAGACGGCACTTACTACAAGCAACCAATCCCATTTTAAGGTTGTAAAATATCTACTGTTACATGTTACTGTGTCTTTGCGTTCGAGTGCAGCTGAGTGCAGGAGGCATCAGTGAATCTATCAGCAGTCACTGTAcggtgtgtgtttctgtattttcacaTATACTCAGTCAGACGTCAGAGAGAGGTCCCTTCTTCTGCTGACATCACAGAACTGTCTGAAAAGCTGCTTGAAAACAAATTCAAAGAGGATTCAGAGGAAACTGGCAGCAACTTGACATCAGTCCACACCTGGTCTCCTCTCTGGTTCCATCACAATACTACGATATGTTATTTTACACTAGTTGGATATTTATCTCTACTTTCTGttgcgaagtggataaaataataaaatggcgggaaatccgagctgcttggcggaggtctgagctctccgagtgcttttctagttactttatttatttgctaTAGCTTCAGCTAAGTTACAGAATATGTCAATGTGATGCTGCCACAGTACGATTAAAGAACCCTCAGTAGAAATGTATATCATACAGTatgtgacaggaaacacacgtACATCATTAACTCATCAGCTTCAGTTGTATCAGTAGGTGCATCAGCTGTAGTATGAGTAGTTGCAGTAGCAGAGTTTAACCAGCAGGTGGTGACACAGACTGTAGTCTGGTGTGTTTAAGGGAAATGAAAGTGATATTTTACTTCTGACTGTATCACGCTGTGTTTGAGGCGTGTCATGTCAAATATGACATGTTTCCACTGGTCATGATGATCAGAAGGAACAACATTCAGCCTTTACATAAATTATATGTCAATAAACAAGTGGAGTGTGACGCTGTGTTTGAGGCGTGTCATGTCAAATATGACATGTTTCCACTGGTCATGATGATCAGAAGGAACAACATTCAGCCTTTACATAAATTATATGTCAATAAACAAGTGGAGTGTGACGCTGTGTTTGAGGCGTGTCATGTCAAATATGACATGTTTCCACTGGTCATGATGATCAGAAGGAACAACATTCAGCCTTTACATAAATTATATGTCAATAAACAAGTGGAGTGTGACGCTGTGTTTGAGGCGTGTCATGTCAAATATGACATGTTTCCACTGGTCATGATGATCAGAAGGAACAACATTCAGCCTTTACATAAATTATATGTCAATAAACAAGTGGAGTGTGACGCTGTGTTTGAGGCGTGTCATGTCAAATATGACATGTTTCCACTGGTCATGATGATCAGAAGGAACAACATTCAGCCTTTACATAAATTATATGTCAATAAACATATGTGTGTTTGAAGTGTCTTCAGCGGTTTGAACTGTTTATCAGATAAACAAATCTGTACCTGTCAGTCAGGTGAATCAGTAGAGCTGATGTAGATTCACTCACTGTggtaatgaatgaattaatgacaTCATgataatggtgatgatgatatgagtttacatttaaaaatggaCATTAAGTACACATTCcaccaacacacatacacacacacacacacacacacctacatacacacacacacacacatacatacatacatacatatacacacacacacacacacacacatacacatacatacatacatgaataaattaatcaatgacatgatgatgatgatggtgatgatgatgaaggtgatgaaggtGTGGATGTTACAGAAACACAGACTCACCTGACTTAGTCAGAACAGCCTGGTAGTCAATCCCAATGTTGTGCACACAGTACCTCTCCTTCTCACCTCTCTGCTGAGCCAGTATTGAAGGATCATTGTTGAAGTACTCAGCCTGCTTCACACCGTACTCAGTGTATCCAACAAACTTCCCCAAACTGCTGCTGAACCTGAAGAGCTCCAACTTGTTGAAATATTGAGAGTAGATGTACTCGATGTCCTTTGGATCAGTGGAGTTAAACAGACAGCGGTTCAGACCACAACTGCGAAATCCATCTGaggaacaaaaacagtttgactCATTGTGTAACTGCAGCTTCACATCACTGTATGAACAGTACCAAGTCTGTATTGATcagtgatcagtgtattgatcagtgatcagtgtattgatgactgatcagtgtgttgatgagtgatcagtgtattgatgactgatcagtgtgttgatgagtgatcagtgtattgatgaCTGATCAGTGTGTTGAGGAGTGATCAGTGTACTGATctgtgatcagtgtattgatgagtgatcagtgtgttgatgagtgatcagtgtattgatctgtgatcagtgtattgatgagtGATCAGTGTAATGAtgagtgatcagtgtattgatgagtgatcagtgtattgatctgtgatcagtgtattgatctgtgatcagtgtattgattagtgatcagtgtgttgatgagtgatcagtgtattgatctgtgatcagtgtattgatgagtGATCAGTGTAATGAtgagtgatcagtgtattgatgagtgatcagtgtattgatctgtgatcagtgtattgatgaatgatcagtgtgttgatgagtgatcagtgtgttgatgactgatcagtgtgttgatgagtgatcagtgtattgatgagtgatcagtgtattgatgactgatcagtgtgttgatgagtgatcagtgtattgatgactgatcagtgtattgattagtgatcagtgtgttgatgagtgatcagtgtattgatctgtgatcagtgtattgatgactgatcagtgtattgatgagtgatcagtgtattgatgactgatcagtgtgttgatgagtgatcagtgtattgatctgtgatcagtgtgttgatgagtgatcagtgtattgatctgtgatcagtgtattgatgagtGATCAGTGTAATGAtgagtgatcagtgtattgatgagtgatcagtgtattgatctgtgatcagtgtattgatgaaTGATCGGTGTATTGATGAGTGATCAGTGTGTTGAtgagtgatcagtgtattgatgagtgatcagtgtattgatgagtGTATTGACGAGTGTGTTGATcagtgatcagtgtattgatgagtgtgttgatcagtgatcagtgtgttgatcagtgtattgatgagtgatcagtgtattgatgagtGTATTGACGAGTGTGTTGATcagtgatcagtgtattgatgagtgtgttgatcagtgatcagtgtgttgatcagtgtattgatgagtGTGTTGATCAGTGATCAGTATGTTGATGAGTGATCAGTGTGTTGATCAGTAatcagtgtattgatgagtGCATTGATGAGTGTATTGATCAGTGTGTTGATGAGTGTGTTGGTCGTACCTGCTGTGTAGAggctgatgaagaggagggagaagctGAGAAAGGATGAAGCCATGTTCCTCTGTTCACcggacacacactgacacagtttCACTGAGAGCTGCTCTAAATACCAGAGGGCGTGATgacgtcatcatcatcagctgtTGCCAGGCAGACAGTTCACAGTAAAGTCTGCTGCtggagctcacacacacacacacacagtcacacacacacagtcacacacacagtcacagcacactggagactgtcagagatcTGAAGTTCTATATTGGTCATTTATCTCAAGTCTTTGTTTCACATTCAGAGTTATGAGATAATCTATGACATGTATGTATCTTTTAATATTGTGgggcaccaatttcctgat harbors:
- the LOC144459830 gene encoding H-2 class II histocompatibility antigen, E-S beta chain-like isoform X2; its protein translation is MASSFLSFSLLFISLYTADGFRSCGLNRCLFNSTDPKDIEYIYSQYFNKLELFRFSSSLGKFVGYTEYGVKQAEYFNNDPSILAQQRGEKERYCVHNIGIDYQAVLTKSAEPYVRLHSVTPSGGKHSAMLVCSVFDFYPKKIKVSWLRDGKEVTSDVTSTDELADADWYYQIHSHLEYTPRSGEKISCVVEHTSLREPLVTDWDPSMPESERNKIAIGASGLILGLVLSLAGFIYYKRKARGRILVPSN
- the LOC144459830 gene encoding H-2 class II histocompatibility antigen, E-S beta chain-like isoform X1, producing the protein MASSFLSFSLLFISLYTADGFRSCGLNRCLFNSTDPKDIEYIYSQYFNKLELFRFSSSLGKFVGYTEYGVKQAEYFNNDPSILAQQRGEKERYCVHNIGIDYQAVLTKSAEPYVRLHSVTPSGGKHSAMLVCSVFDFYPKKIKVSWLRDGKEVTSDVTSTDELADADWYYQIHSHLEYTPSRSGEKISCVVEHTSLREPLVTDWDPSMPESERNKIAIGASGLILGLVLSLAGFIYYKRKARGRILVPSN